In Sandaracinaceae bacterium, the following proteins share a genomic window:
- the hrpB gene encoding ATP-dependent helicase HrpB, whose product MPPRAEAALPVDQFLPEIRAALVRAGAVVIVAEPGAGKTTRVPSAVLLQCEADGLPGEVWVLEPRRLAARMAAARVADEKGEALGESVGVQVRFETLAGPRTRLRFVTEGVLLRRLADDPTLRGLAAVVFDEFHERSVASDLGLALCRHARASARPDLRLVVMSATLDPAPVAAFLDAPVVRVPGREFPVDVRFADREDTRHLEERVAGGVRRALAQTSGDVLVFLPGAAEIRRAADACRELVQHAGADLALLHGDLPAREQDQAVQRGARRKVILSTNVAESSVTLPSVTHVLDSGLARVARHEAWTGLSSLVTERISRARAVQRAGRAGRVQAGTCERLYTRHDFDSRDAQDAPEVARAELAEALLLLATLGHDARTFAFFEAPPEAARTAALELLQRLGALDEQAGMLGPTALGRRLATLPTHPRLGRLMLEASERGAGARGALVAALIAERDIRRGSRAHLGGPRGRGRERVEDSDVVEQVEAFEEAEAHGFSAGVLRRLELEPALVHTVKQSRDQLARALRLPRVPDAPLDAERTAIARAVLVGFPDRVGKRRDAGRPAVVFAGGGSGELAPESVVREAEFMVCVDARRQQQRTVIERASAVDAEDLLDAFPERVVSYVETRFDARREQVEQISGLRYDGLVIDQSVRRDVSGDEVADTLARAALAAGLQRFVDMDELQALQHRVAFARAHGVATPAIDDARIIEALRVLCDGRRSFADLKSLALLPTLLGMLDQATRRALDTVAPETVSLPARARVPVNYEAERAPWIESRMQDFFGMTRGPSVARGEVPLVLHLLAPNKRAVQVTTDLAGFWERHYPRLAQELRRRYPRHRFPEDPAARQS is encoded by the coding sequence CTGCCACCGCGCGCCGAGGCCGCGCTGCCCGTCGACCAGTTCCTCCCGGAGATCCGGGCGGCGCTCGTTCGGGCAGGCGCGGTGGTCATCGTGGCTGAGCCTGGCGCGGGCAAGACCACGCGCGTGCCCTCCGCGGTGCTGCTCCAGTGTGAAGCGGACGGACTGCCCGGAGAGGTGTGGGTTCTCGAGCCTCGCCGCCTCGCCGCGCGCATGGCCGCGGCGCGGGTGGCCGACGAGAAGGGCGAGGCGCTGGGGGAGAGCGTCGGCGTCCAAGTGCGCTTCGAGACGCTGGCCGGGCCGCGCACGCGCCTGCGCTTCGTGACGGAGGGCGTGCTGCTGCGGCGTCTGGCGGACGACCCCACGCTGCGGGGCCTCGCCGCGGTGGTCTTCGACGAGTTCCACGAGCGCAGCGTGGCCTCGGACCTGGGCCTGGCCCTGTGCCGCCACGCGCGCGCCTCCGCGCGGCCCGACCTGCGCCTGGTGGTCATGAGCGCCACGCTCGACCCCGCGCCGGTGGCCGCGTTCTTGGACGCGCCCGTGGTGAGGGTGCCGGGCCGCGAGTTCCCGGTGGACGTGCGCTTCGCCGACCGCGAGGACACGCGCCACTTGGAAGAGCGCGTGGCGGGGGGCGTGCGCCGCGCGCTGGCCCAGACGTCTGGCGACGTGCTGGTGTTCTTGCCGGGCGCGGCCGAGATCCGCCGCGCAGCGGACGCCTGCCGCGAGCTGGTGCAGCACGCGGGCGCGGACCTGGCGCTGCTGCACGGGGACCTGCCCGCACGCGAGCAGGACCAGGCCGTGCAGCGGGGCGCGCGCCGCAAGGTCATCCTGTCCACCAACGTGGCGGAGAGCTCGGTCACCCTGCCCAGCGTCACGCACGTGCTGGACAGCGGGCTCGCGCGCGTGGCGCGGCACGAGGCGTGGACGGGCCTCAGCAGCCTGGTCACCGAGCGCATCAGCCGCGCGCGCGCCGTGCAGCGGGCCGGCCGCGCGGGTCGTGTGCAGGCCGGCACGTGCGAGCGGCTCTACACGCGCCACGACTTCGACTCGCGCGACGCGCAGGACGCCCCCGAAGTGGCTCGCGCCGAGCTGGCGGAGGCGCTGCTCCTGCTGGCCACGCTCGGGCACGACGCGCGCACCTTCGCGTTCTTCGAGGCGCCCCCCGAGGCCGCGCGCACGGCCGCGCTCGAGCTGCTGCAGCGCCTGGGTGCGCTCGACGAGCAGGCTGGCATGCTCGGCCCCACCGCACTCGGCCGGCGCCTGGCCACGCTGCCCACGCACCCCAGGCTGGGACGCCTCATGCTGGAGGCCAGCGAGCGAGGGGCGGGCGCGCGCGGGGCGCTGGTGGCCGCGCTCATCGCCGAACGCGACATCCGTCGCGGGAGCCGCGCGCACCTGGGTGGCCCGCGAGGGCGTGGCCGGGAGCGGGTGGAAGACAGCGACGTGGTGGAGCAGGTGGAGGCCTTCGAGGAGGCGGAGGCGCACGGGTTCTCGGCTGGCGTGCTGCGTCGCCTCGAGCTCGAGCCCGCGCTGGTGCACACGGTCAAGCAGAGCCGCGACCAGCTGGCCCGCGCCTTGCGCCTGCCGCGCGTGCCCGATGCGCCGCTGGACGCCGAGCGCACCGCCATCGCGCGCGCCGTGCTGGTGGGCTTTCCGGACCGTGTGGGCAAGCGCCGCGATGCGGGCCGCCCCGCGGTGGTGTTCGCCGGCGGCGGCAGCGGCGAGCTCGCCCCCGAGAGCGTGGTGCGCGAGGCGGAATTCATGGTCTGCGTGGACGCGCGCCGGCAGCAGCAGCGCACCGTCATCGAGCGCGCCAGCGCCGTCGACGCCGAGGACCTGCTGGATGCCTTTCCCGAGCGCGTCGTGAGCTACGTGGAGACGCGCTTCGACGCGCGGCGCGAGCAGGTGGAGCAGATCAGCGGGCTGCGCTACGACGGCCTGGTCATCGACCAGAGCGTGCGGCGGGACGTGTCCGGGGACGAAGTGGCCGACACGTTGGCGCGCGCGGCGCTCGCCGCAGGCCTGCAGCGCTTCGTGGACATGGACGAGCTCCAGGCGCTCCAACATCGTGTCGCGTTCGCTCGTGCACACGGCGTGGCCACGCCAGCCATCGACGACGCGCGCATCATCGAGGCCCTGCGTGTGCTGTGCGATGGCCGGCGCTCGTTCGCCGACCTCAAGTCCTTGGCGCTGCTCCCCACGCTGCTGGGCATGCTGGACCAGGCCACACGGCGGGCGCTCGACACCGTCGCTCCCGAGACGGTCTCCTTGCCGGCCCGCGCGCGCGTGCCGGTGAACTACGAGGCCGAGCGCGCGCCCTGGATCGAGTCCCGCATGCAAGACTTCTTCGGCATGACCCGCGGTCCGAGCGTGGCCCGCGGTGAGGTGCCCCTGGTGCTGCACCTGCTGGCCCCCAACAAACGCGCGGTGCAGGTCACCACCGACCTGGCGGGCTTCTGGGAGCGTCACTATCCGCGCCTCGCCCAGGAGCTACGCCGGCGCTATCCGCGGCATCGCTTTCCGGAGGATCCAGCGGCTCGGCAGTCATGA
- the ettA gene encoding energy-dependent translational throttle protein EttA, whose translation MADYIFTMQGVTKVHPPDKKVVENLYLSFLPGAKIGIIGVNGTGKSTVLRIMAGVDTNFTGEAWKRAGLTVGYLEQEPDLGDAKTVREAVEEGVKPVRDLLREFEELSMKFSEPMSDDEMTKLLEKQGVLQDKIDAADGWNLEHTLELAMDALRLPPADADPKVLSGGEKRRVALCRLLLQRPDMLLLDEPTNHLDAESVAWLQGHLQAYPGAVILVTHDRYFLDNVVEWILELDHGKALPFKGNYSEWLDNKAQRLEKEEKSDSSRRKKIQRELEWVRASPKARQAKSKARLEAFDTLVAEAGREQRDGAEIKIPPGPRLGRKVIEVHGIKKAYGDKLLYEDLSFSLPPGAILGIVGANGAGKTTLFRMLVGEEQPDAGHIEVGETVKLSYVDQSRADLKGDASVYDEVSGGTEEIDVGGGRTVRARQYVGWFNFKGSDQQKKVGALSGGERNRVHLAKLLRSGGNVLLLDEPTNDIDVETLQSLEQAILEFPGCCLIVSHDRWYLDRLCTHILGFEGDSSVVFFEGGYSDYAADKKKRLGDDADVPRRIKYRKLTRV comes from the coding sequence ATGGCTGACTATATTTTCACGATGCAGGGGGTGACCAAGGTTCACCCGCCGGACAAGAAGGTCGTCGAGAACCTGTACCTCTCGTTCCTGCCGGGCGCGAAGATCGGCATCATCGGCGTCAACGGCACCGGTAAGTCCACCGTGCTGCGCATCATGGCGGGCGTGGACACCAACTTCACGGGCGAGGCCTGGAAGCGCGCTGGCCTGACCGTGGGGTACTTGGAGCAGGAGCCGGACCTCGGCGACGCCAAGACCGTGCGCGAAGCCGTCGAAGAGGGCGTGAAGCCCGTGCGCGATCTGCTGCGCGAGTTCGAGGAGCTGAGCATGAAGTTCAGCGAGCCGATGAGCGACGACGAGATGACCAAGCTGCTGGAGAAGCAGGGCGTCCTGCAGGACAAAATCGACGCGGCCGACGGCTGGAACCTCGAGCACACGCTCGAGCTGGCCATGGACGCGCTGCGCCTGCCGCCGGCCGACGCCGACCCGAAGGTGCTTTCGGGTGGTGAGAAGCGCCGCGTGGCGCTGTGCCGCCTGCTGCTGCAGCGGCCCGACATGCTCTTGCTGGACGAGCCCACCAACCACCTCGACGCCGAGAGCGTGGCGTGGCTCCAGGGCCACCTCCAGGCGTACCCAGGCGCTGTCATCCTGGTCACGCACGACCGCTACTTCCTCGACAACGTGGTGGAGTGGATCCTCGAGCTGGATCACGGCAAGGCCTTGCCCTTCAAGGGCAACTACTCCGAGTGGCTCGACAACAAGGCGCAGCGCCTCGAGAAGGAAGAGAAGTCCGACAGCTCGCGGCGCAAGAAGATCCAGCGCGAGCTCGAGTGGGTCCGTGCTTCGCCCAAGGCGCGGCAGGCCAAGAGCAAGGCGCGCCTCGAGGCGTTCGACACGCTGGTGGCCGAGGCCGGCCGCGAGCAGCGCGACGGCGCTGAGATCAAGATCCCGCCGGGCCCGCGTCTGGGCCGCAAGGTCATCGAGGTGCACGGCATCAAGAAGGCCTACGGCGACAAGCTGCTGTACGAGGACTTGAGCTTCTCGCTGCCTCCCGGCGCCATCCTGGGCATCGTGGGCGCGAACGGCGCGGGCAAGACCACGCTCTTCCGCATGCTGGTGGGCGAAGAGCAGCCCGATGCGGGGCACATCGAGGTGGGCGAGACCGTCAAGCTCAGCTACGTGGACCAGAGCCGCGCCGACCTGAAGGGCGACGCCAGCGTCTACGACGAGGTCTCCGGCGGCACCGAGGAGATCGACGTGGGTGGCGGTCGCACCGTGCGCGCGCGCCAGTACGTGGGCTGGTTCAACTTCAAGGGCAGCGACCAACAGAAGAAGGTCGGCGCGCTCTCGGGCGGTGAGCGCAACCGCGTGCACCTCGCCAAGCTGCTGCGCAGCGGCGGCAACGTGCTGCTGCTCGACGAGCCCACCAACGACATCGACGTGGAGACGCTGCAGTCGCTCGAGCAAGCGATCCTGGAGTTCCCCGGCTGCTGCTTGATCGTCAGCCATGACCGCTGGTATCTGGACCGGCTCTGCACGCACATCCTCGGCTTCGAGGGCGACAGCAGCGTGGTGTTCTTCGAGGGTGGCTACTCCGACTACGCGGCCGACAAGAAGAAGCGCCTGGGTGATGACGCGGACGTGCCGCGCCGCATCAAGTACCGCAAGCTCACGCGCGTCTGA
- a CDS encoding FKBP-type peptidyl-prolyl cis-trans isomerase — MSFTERSSSALWLALLLLVPAGGCRTSSNGLGDEPRGEGESAAADVPRGPRAQAHEDPPAGAQAGAQVEAAAAPAPEEPPGIPAPADVAAPPANAERTATGVASRVLEAGTGRDHPTAQDVVIVHYTGWTTDGQMFDSSVQRGRPISFPLRGVIPGWTEGLQLMVRGEKRRLWIPEELAYRGQPGRPAGMLVFDVELLGIETAPPVTPDNVAAAPRNAERTASGVASVVLQPGTGTVHPTATSSVTVHYSGWTTDGTLFDSSLRRGREATFPLNGVIPGWTEGMQLMVAGEKRRFWIPGNLAYDGQPERPQGTLVFDVTLIAID, encoded by the coding sequence ATGTCTTTCACCGAACGAAGCTCCTCCGCGCTGTGGCTCGCCCTTTTGCTCCTCGTTCCTGCTGGCGGCTGCCGCACCAGCAGCAACGGCCTCGGCGACGAGCCCCGCGGCGAAGGTGAGTCTGCCGCTGCCGACGTCCCGCGCGGACCTCGCGCCCAGGCTCACGAGGACCCGCCAGCGGGTGCCCAGGCTGGCGCACAAGTCGAAGCGGCCGCTGCGCCCGCCCCCGAAGAGCCGCCCGGAATCCCGGCTCCCGCAGACGTGGCGGCGCCGCCGGCCAACGCCGAGCGCACGGCCACCGGCGTGGCATCGCGCGTCCTCGAGGCGGGCACGGGTCGCGACCACCCCACCGCCCAGGACGTCGTCATCGTGCACTACACCGGCTGGACCACGGACGGTCAGATGTTCGACTCCAGCGTGCAGCGTGGCCGGCCCATCTCGTTCCCGCTGCGCGGCGTGATCCCCGGCTGGACCGAGGGTCTGCAGCTCATGGTGCGTGGCGAGAAGCGCCGCCTCTGGATCCCCGAAGAGCTCGCCTACCGCGGCCAGCCCGGCCGTCCGGCCGGCATGCTCGTCTTCGACGTGGAGCTGCTGGGCATCGAGACCGCGCCGCCCGTCACTCCCGACAACGTGGCCGCCGCGCCGCGCAACGCGGAGCGCACCGCGAGCGGCGTCGCCTCGGTGGTCCTGCAGCCCGGCACGGGCACCGTGCACCCCACGGCCACCAGCTCGGTCACCGTGCACTACAGCGGCTGGACCACGGATGGCACGTTGTTCGACTCGTCGCTGCGTCGCGGCCGCGAGGCCACCTTCCCGCTCAATGGCGTGATCCCCGGCTGGACCGAAGGCATGCAGCTCATGGTCGCTGGCGAGAAGCGTCGCTTCTGGATCCCCGGCAACCTCGCGTACGATGGCCAGCCCGAGCGCCCGCAGGGCACGCTCGTGTTCGACGTGACGCTGATCGCCATCGACTGA
- a CDS encoding FxsA family protein — protein sequence MGRLFLAFVLFALTELYVLLALGRALGFWPTLGLLFVTSVVGTVIARSLGARVLARWSEALAGGQMPEEGVLGGVLVLLGSALLIVPGVLSDVLGLSLLIPGTRALWARGVRTWLERRVARGDVEVVTMGTVSMGGPGMRSRTGRPGARPVAGVIDVEGHEVSRSEAPAPTLERGDE from the coding sequence GTGGGCAGGCTCTTCCTCGCGTTCGTCCTCTTTGCGCTGACCGAGCTCTACGTGCTCCTCGCCCTCGGGCGGGCGCTGGGGTTCTGGCCCACGCTCGGGCTGCTGTTCGTCACCAGCGTGGTGGGCACCGTCATCGCGCGAAGCCTCGGCGCGCGCGTGCTGGCACGCTGGAGCGAGGCGCTGGCGGGCGGGCAGATGCCCGAAGAGGGCGTGCTGGGTGGCGTGCTGGTCTTGCTGGGCAGCGCCCTGCTCATCGTCCCCGGCGTGCTCAGCGACGTGCTGGGGCTGTCGTTGCTCATCCCGGGCACGCGCGCGCTGTGGGCGCGGGGCGTTCGCACGTGGCTCGAGCGTCGCGTGGCGCGCGGCGACGTGGAGGTGGTGACCATGGGCACCGTGTCGATGGGCGGCCCCGGCATGCGCTCCCGCACGGGGCGACCAGGCGCACGCCCCGTGGCCGGTGTCATCGACGTGGAGGGTCACGAGGTGAGCCGGAGCGAGGCGCCGGCGCCAACCCTCGAGCGCGGCGACGAGTAG
- a CDS encoding AarF/ABC1/UbiB kinase family protein: MRFLSLVLRSLAILAVLTGAFFRYMGRRIVAGRLDTEARDHLRGQVLVSTLDKLGATYVKLGQILSTRPDIIPPGIVRELETLQDKVQPIPFEQVVRVLDEDLPKEARARIVSIDPVPVAAASVAQVHRGRLDTGEAVALKVQRPLAAPQIDRDLVLMDVGARMLEWIPSLKLLSLRGAVAQFAEAMHRQVDFEQEANNNRRFAANFAHVEGVEVPKLIDGLCSRRVLTMEFVNGVRATEPEKVGGDRKLLALRGAAAIQQMVFKDGFVHADLHPGNIMLTDEGVVVLIDLGLVAEIPKDLMRPFIETFHALSQKDGKAAARLFYVYAPTVGTKDYAQYEREVTAYFDTFYGKPLGELEASEVVAGIMNILRRHKVQIDPSFTVVHIAMLVAEGLGKQLDPDIDLIALATPMLLEVIVTAPAGRSPEREVPGEAEAKRAAEAAKAQRKAERRAQQQQAE, encoded by the coding sequence ATGCGCTTCCTGTCTCTGGTGCTCCGCTCGCTCGCGATCCTGGCCGTGCTCACCGGGGCGTTCTTTCGCTACATGGGCCGGCGCATCGTGGCCGGGCGGCTGGACACCGAGGCACGCGACCACCTGCGTGGACAGGTGCTGGTGAGCACGCTCGACAAGCTGGGGGCCACCTACGTGAAGCTCGGGCAGATCCTGAGCACGCGTCCGGACATCATCCCGCCGGGCATCGTGCGCGAGCTCGAGACGCTGCAGGACAAGGTGCAGCCCATCCCGTTCGAGCAGGTGGTCCGCGTGCTGGACGAGGACCTGCCGAAGGAAGCGCGCGCGCGCATCGTGTCGATCGACCCGGTGCCGGTGGCCGCAGCGTCGGTGGCGCAGGTGCACCGTGGGCGCCTCGACACGGGTGAGGCCGTGGCGCTCAAGGTGCAGCGCCCGCTGGCCGCGCCACAGATCGATCGCGACCTGGTGCTGATGGACGTGGGCGCGCGCATGCTGGAGTGGATCCCCTCGCTCAAGCTGCTCTCGCTGCGCGGCGCGGTGGCCCAGTTCGCAGAGGCCATGCACCGGCAGGTGGACTTCGAGCAGGAGGCCAACAACAACCGGCGCTTCGCGGCCAACTTCGCGCACGTGGAGGGCGTGGAGGTGCCCAAGCTGATCGACGGCCTGTGCTCGCGGCGCGTGCTCACCATGGAGTTCGTGAACGGCGTGCGCGCCACCGAGCCCGAGAAGGTGGGCGGCGACCGCAAGCTGCTGGCCCTGCGCGGCGCGGCGGCCATCCAGCAGATGGTCTTCAAGGACGGCTTCGTGCACGCCGACCTGCACCCCGGCAACATCATGCTCACCGACGAGGGCGTGGTGGTGCTCATCGACCTGGGGCTGGTGGCCGAGATCCCGAAGGACCTGATGCGGCCCTTCATCGAGACCTTCCACGCGCTCAGCCAGAAGGACGGCAAGGCGGCGGCGCGGCTGTTCTACGTGTACGCGCCCACCGTGGGCACCAAGGACTACGCGCAGTACGAGCGCGAGGTCACGGCCTACTTCGACACGTTCTACGGCAAGCCGTTGGGCGAGCTGGAGGCCAGCGAGGTGGTGGCCGGGATCATGAACATCCTGCGGCGCCACAAGGTGCAGATCGACCCCAGCTTCACGGTGGTGCACATCGCCATGCTGGTGGCCGAGGGGCTGGGCAAGCAGCTGGACCCGGACATCGATCTCATCGCGCTGGCCACGCCCATGCTGCTCGAGGTGATCGTCACGGCGCCGGCGGGGCGTTCGCCCGAGCGCGAGGTGCCGGGCGAGGCCGAGGCCAAGCGCGCAGCCGAGGCCGCGAAGGCGCAGCGCAAGGCCGAGCGGCGCGCCCAACAGCAGCAGGCGGAGTGA
- a CDS encoding DUF368 domain-containing protein, which yields MTEPKDSQFPVPEEQVGAVHGYGPWPLLTLRCIIGGTMMGLANLVPGISGGTMLLASGIYPRFVQSVAEISRFKFRKHSLFLLGMVALCAGLAILVLAETVRNTTVEHRWAMYSLFIGLTLGGVPVVWGLARPADGRVFAGFVPAFLLMVVLAFVDSGETTSASGFGFMFMAGVIGASAMILPGISGGYLLILLGAYLPVLDAISVFKDALRAGDPMAASDAFVTVILPVGLGVLVGVLAVSNLIERLLAKYEKPTLGALLGFLFGSVVGLAPFREFYRPSVGDLVGGIRMTAERLAELPQHKWPTRAFEPTNLQLIGAVGIGILGFLLTALLAKYSNRAPSERAIQPVPSQDGD from the coding sequence ATGACGGAGCCGAAAGACAGCCAGTTCCCGGTGCCCGAGGAGCAAGTGGGGGCCGTCCACGGCTACGGCCCGTGGCCGCTCCTGACGCTGCGCTGCATCATCGGCGGCACCATGATGGGGCTCGCCAACCTGGTGCCCGGCATCAGCGGCGGGACCATGCTGCTGGCCAGCGGCATCTACCCGCGCTTCGTGCAGTCGGTCGCGGAGATCAGCCGCTTCAAGTTCCGCAAGCACTCGCTCTTCCTGCTGGGGATGGTGGCGCTGTGCGCGGGCCTCGCCATCTTGGTGCTGGCCGAGACGGTGCGGAACACCACGGTCGAGCACCGCTGGGCCATGTACAGCCTCTTCATCGGGCTCACGCTGGGCGGCGTGCCGGTGGTCTGGGGGCTCGCGCGGCCCGCCGACGGGCGTGTGTTCGCCGGCTTCGTGCCCGCCTTCTTGCTGATGGTGGTGCTGGCCTTCGTGGACAGCGGCGAGACCACGTCGGCCTCGGGCTTCGGCTTCATGTTCATGGCCGGCGTGATCGGCGCGAGCGCCATGATCCTGCCGGGCATCAGCGGCGGCTACCTGCTCATCTTGTTGGGCGCGTACCTGCCGGTGCTGGACGCCATCAGCGTCTTCAAGGACGCCCTCCGCGCCGGGGACCCGATGGCCGCCAGCGACGCGTTCGTGACGGTCATCCTGCCGGTGGGCCTCGGCGTGCTGGTGGGCGTGCTGGCCGTCAGCAACCTGATCGAGAGGCTGCTCGCCAAGTACGAGAAGCCCACGCTGGGCGCGCTGCTCGGCTTCCTCTTCGGCAGCGTGGTGGGGCTGGCCCCCTTCCGCGAGTTCTACCGGCCGAGCGTGGGCGACCTGGTGGGCGGCATCCGCATGACGGCCGAACGCCTGGCCGAGCTGCCGCAGCACAAGTGGCCCACGCGGGCCTTCGAGCCCACCAACCTGCAGCTGATCGGCGCCGTGGGCATCGGCATCCTGGGGTTCTTGCTGACCGCGCTGCTGGCCAAGTACTCGAACCGCGCGCCGAGCGAGCGGGCCATTCAGCCCGTGCCCTCGCAAGACGGAGACTGA
- a CDS encoding long-chain fatty acid--CoA ligase, producing MSFDPLFRDLNDLFHRSIAQYAERPLFGTKRGGTWTWTTYGDFGREVDRIRAGLASLGVGPGDRVAIIANNRVEWAALAHATYGLGAAYVPMYEAQQAEEWRYILSDSGARVVFVANEAIARTLSASRAQLPSVEHLVSLAHQPGSADSTYEALRDRGRHTAVAVVPAEASTPATFLYTSGTTGTPKGVILSHANIALNVSAVHEVFPMAPEDRSLSFLPWAHSFGQTVELHGLFSMGASIAIAESVPRILQNLGEVQPTLLFAVPRIFNLIYDTVHKKVAEEGGRKQKLFRAALANSKLRKDLAGRNESSGVADLQHVIFDRVVFSHIRGRFGGKLKYAFSGGAAISREVAEFIDGLGIPVYEGYGLTETSPIATMNYPGSRKIGSVGKVLPGVRIEIDRAVTGDPQHGEVLVFGHNVMLGYHGLPEANAEVFVERKGERGLRTGDMGYLDGEGFLHITGRIKEQYKLENGKFVVPTPLEEQLKLSPYISNVMLFGENREYNVAVIVPDFDLLLPWCAQHRVPATAAEAVRDPRVQDLFERELDRQSGEFRHFEKVRKFLLVTEEFSTENGMLTPTLKVKRGAVLAAYGEALAALYA from the coding sequence ATGTCCTTCGACCCGCTCTTTCGCGACCTGAACGACCTCTTCCACCGCAGCATCGCGCAGTACGCGGAGCGCCCGCTCTTTGGCACCAAGCGCGGGGGCACGTGGACGTGGACCACCTACGGGGACTTCGGCCGCGAGGTGGACCGCATCCGCGCCGGGCTCGCGAGCCTGGGCGTGGGCCCGGGGGATCGCGTCGCCATCATCGCCAACAACCGCGTGGAGTGGGCCGCGCTCGCGCACGCCACCTACGGCCTCGGAGCCGCCTACGTGCCCATGTACGAGGCCCAGCAGGCGGAGGAGTGGCGCTACATCCTGAGCGACAGCGGCGCGCGGGTGGTGTTCGTGGCCAACGAGGCCATCGCGCGCACCCTCTCCGCGTCGCGGGCGCAGCTCCCGAGCGTCGAGCACCTGGTCTCGCTCGCACACCAGCCGGGCAGCGCGGACAGCACCTACGAGGCCCTGCGCGACCGCGGGCGACACACCGCGGTGGCCGTGGTCCCGGCCGAGGCGAGCACACCCGCCACGTTCCTCTACACGTCGGGCACCACGGGGACGCCCAAGGGCGTCATCCTCTCGCACGCCAACATCGCGCTCAACGTCAGCGCGGTGCACGAGGTGTTCCCGATGGCGCCGGAGGACCGCTCGCTGTCCTTCCTGCCTTGGGCGCACTCCTTCGGTCAGACCGTGGAGCTGCACGGGCTCTTCTCGATGGGCGCCTCCATCGCCATCGCCGAGTCGGTCCCGCGCATCCTGCAGAACCTCGGGGAGGTGCAGCCCACGTTGCTCTTCGCGGTGCCGCGCATCTTCAACCTGATCTACGACACGGTGCACAAAAAGGTGGCCGAGGAGGGCGGCCGCAAGCAGAAGCTGTTCCGCGCCGCGCTGGCCAACTCGAAGTTGCGCAAGGACCTGGCGGGCCGCAACGAGTCGAGCGGCGTGGCGGATCTGCAGCACGTCATCTTCGACCGCGTGGTGTTCAGCCACATCCGCGGGCGCTTCGGCGGCAAGCTGAAGTACGCGTTCAGCGGCGGCGCGGCCATCTCGCGCGAGGTGGCCGAGTTCATCGACGGCCTCGGCATCCCGGTCTACGAGGGCTACGGCCTCACCGAGACGTCACCCATCGCCACCATGAACTACCCGGGCTCGCGCAAGATCGGCTCGGTGGGCAAGGTGCTCCCAGGCGTGCGCATCGAGATCGACCGCGCGGTGACGGGCGACCCCCAGCACGGCGAGGTGCTGGTCTTCGGGCACAACGTGATGCTGGGCTACCACGGCCTGCCCGAGGCGAACGCCGAAGTGTTCGTGGAGCGCAAGGGCGAGCGCGGGCTGCGCACGGGCGACATGGGCTACCTCGACGGGGAGGGCTTCCTGCACATCACCGGGCGCATCAAGGAGCAGTACAAGCTCGAGAACGGGAAGTTCGTGGTGCCCACGCCGCTCGAGGAGCAGCTCAAGCTCAGCCCCTACATCTCGAACGTCATGCTCTTCGGTGAGAACCGTGAGTACAACGTGGCCGTGATCGTGCCCGACTTCGACCTGCTGCTGCCGTGGTGCGCGCAGCATCGGGTGCCCGCCACGGCGGCCGAGGCCGTGCGCGACCCGCGCGTGCAGGACCTCTTCGAGCGCGAGCTGGACCGGCAGAGCGGTGAGTTCCGCCACTTCGAGAAGGTGCGCAAGTTCCTCTTGGTGACCGAGGAGTTCAGCACCGAGAACGGCATGCTCACACCCACGCTCAAGGTGAAGCGCGGCGCGGTGCTCGCAGCCTATGGCGAGGCGCTCGCGGCGCTCTACGCCTGA
- a CDS encoding glycosyltransferase family 2 protein, whose translation MWKHARVAVVMPAYLEGRMIVRALDAVPAYVDDIVVVDDGSPDDTSLRAGEVAQRDPRVRVLRHELNRGVGAALVTGYEAAFSAGADVAVVMAGDGQMDPADLPALLSAVIDGGAGYAKGNRLAWPGARELMPPQRFAGNHVLSALTRLATQTNVEDSQCGYCALHRDAAARLDLGDLWPRYGYPNDLLAQCAARGVRVVDVPVRPVYRDEISGIGWRHALFVVPFVLGRATLRRLAEQSAGQDALVAHGSMGSLATRATLAPPP comes from the coding sequence ATGTGGAAGCACGCCCGGGTCGCCGTGGTCATGCCAGCGTACCTGGAAGGACGCATGATCGTGCGCGCCCTCGACGCGGTCCCGGCCTACGTGGACGACATCGTGGTGGTGGACGACGGCAGCCCCGATGACACCTCGCTGCGCGCGGGCGAGGTGGCGCAGCGGGACCCACGCGTGCGGGTGCTCCGCCACGAGCTCAACCGCGGCGTGGGGGCCGCGCTGGTGACGGGCTACGAAGCCGCCTTCTCGGCCGGCGCCGACGTGGCGGTGGTCATGGCGGGTGACGGCCAGATGGACCCCGCGGACCTCCCAGCCCTGCTGAGCGCGGTCATCGACGGCGGGGCGGGCTACGCCAAGGGCAACCGCTTGGCCTGGCCCGGAGCGCGCGAGCTGATGCCGCCCCAGCGCTTTGCGGGCAACCACGTGCTCTCGGCCCTCACCCGGCTGGCCACCCAGACCAACGTGGAGGACTCGCAGTGCGGGTATTGCGCGCTGCACCGGGACGCGGCAGCGCGGCTCGACCTCGGTGACCTGTGGCCGCGCTACGGCTACCCCAACGACCTGCTGGCGCAGTGCGCGGCGCGCGGCGTGCGCGTGGTGGACGTTCCCGTGCGCCCGGTGTACCGCGACGAGATCAGCGGCATCGGCTGGCGACACGCGCTGTTCGTCGTTCCTTTCGTGCTGGGGAGGGCCACCCTGCGCCGCCTCGCCGAACAGAGCGCCGGGCAAGATGCGCTCGTGGCGCATGGGTCGATGGGCTCGCTGGCCACCCGCGCGACGCTCGCGCCGCCCCCGTGA